In Terriglobus aquaticus, the genomic window GAGGACGCCGACTCGGCTTGCGTGGGTTTCGGATGCGCCTCCCCGCAGTAAAACGTCGCCTGCCGGAACGTATCGATGAGCACGCCATAGCCGCGGGTGGTTACGTAGAACGGCACGGGAGCGTGCGAATCGCCAGAATCCACCTTGGGATCTGCGTTCACGCGAATCGTTCGCTTCTTGCTGCGTTGCTGAAACGAGAGAAGTTGCAAGCCGAAGCCATACATCAACTCGCCCTCAGCGAGCGGCAGGTTCAACTCCGTTCCGCGCTGCGTGATGCGGAACTCCGGTATGGGCAGCGGACAATGCGCTATCGCCGCCAATGAACCGAGACCCTGCAGTGCAGGAGGTACCCTGCGCGACCGCACCGGAGTCGCCGCCTCGGGCGCGCCGATGGTGGCCTTCCAAATGCCAGGCGCCACAGAGATCCACTCGGGCATTCTGGAAGAGTCAGGTGGCAAAGCACTGGAGCCGCGAGCCTGACTGGCTGCCAGCAATGCCCCCGACGCAATTCCTTTTACGAGATCTCGCCGGTCCATGCTGCCTCCGCTTAGAAGCATAATGGTATCGGTTCCAAACTGTCCTTTGCGTGCCAGCTTTCTTAGGAGAATGACGGGATGAGACAGCAGGTCACATTGACCGCGCGCCGCCTGATCACAGCGGAAGGATCGCTCGATTTTCCCGTGATCGGTATCGACGCTGAAGGCCAGATCATCGGGATCGGCAGTGACCCCGCCGCCCTGGCGGACGAAACCGAAACACTGGCGGCGTGCTACCTCGACATTCACCACCATGGCGCGGCCGGCATCGACGTAATGAACGCGTCACCCCGCGAACTTCAAAAGATGCAGCGCTTCCTCGCACGACATGGCGTAGCGAAGTACCTTCCCACCACCATCACGGCTCCGCTGGACTTCACCCTGGGTGCCCTCGACAGACTGGCTTCTCTGATCGAGGCCGACATCCATATCGACGAAGCGCATCCCGCCGGGATTCACATAGAAGGCCCGTTCCTTTCTCACAGCAAACGCGGCATGCATCCTGCTGAGTTCCTTCAACAGCCCAGCATCGAGTTGTTCGATCGATTGCAGAGCGCAGCGCGCGGCCACATCCGCCTGATGACCATCGCCCCAGAACGGTGGTCTCTGCCCGAAGCCTCACCCACGCAGGAACATCGAGCGAGCGCCACGGAACTGATCCGGCATGCATCCGCGCAGGGTGTCCGATGCTCCATCGGCCACAGTGACGGCTTGCGCGCCGATGCCTTGGCGGCCATAGATGCGGGTGCAGTCAGCGCCACCCACACCTTCAATGCAATGCGCCCGCTGGACCATCGCGAGCCCGGCATCCTGGGCACCGTCCTGGATGACGATCGTCTGTTCGCCGATCTGATTTGCGACGGTGTGCACGTGGACCCCGTTCTCGTCCGCTTGTGGCGCAAAGCCAAAGGCCCGGAACGCGCAATCCTGATTACGGACGCGCTGTCTGCGACCGGAATGCCCGACGGCAACTATACCGCCGGCAGCACGCCCGTTACGGTACAGGGCGAGCATGCATGGGTAACGTCTGATCTCCAACACGGAAAGCACACCTTGGCGGGTTCCGTGCTTACGTTGCAGCATGCCGTCGAGAACCTGCGGATATTTACGGGCGCAGGCCTGGACGAGGCGGTTCGCATGGCAGCGCACAACCCTGCTGCCATGCTAGGCCGCCGAGAATGGACCAGCCTGCAAACGGGCGCGCCTGCAAATCTCAATCGTTTCAATTGGAGAGGCAAACTCATAGCCACGTACCTTCAGGGGACAAGAGTTTCGAACGCCTGACGCTTTGCTTGTTGGCCTGAGGCTCAGATCCAAGAAAGACGCCCCGCTCAACAGGCGACGGCAGCCGCTACCAAGCTCAGCTAAACTCAGCCACCATCGCATCGTAGACGCGACGCGCATGGTCAAAGTGTTCCGCCGCAGCCCGCATCTCCTCCGGCCGGATTCGCTGCCGCTTCTGCTCCCAGCAGACATCCACTCCTTTGCGACACCACATCGCGCTATCCTTTGACGCCCGCACGGGCCGGCCAGCCACGCTGACCACCACCGGGTTGGTATGGGCCGAAGGATAGATTCTCAGCGCCAGCCAACTGCTCTGCTCAATCTGCGCGGTCATGCGTATCGGCTGCGGTGTGCCATCGGCACGGATCACCAAGCGTCCAGCAGTCTTGCCGTTCACGATCAGTTCTACCGGGACATTGCGGCTGTCACCGATCCGCGCCCGTTCCACGTGCCAGTATGGCTTGTCATACGGTGAGGCCTTCTGGATGGCACGCGTCCCCTCCGTCGAAATAGGGTCAAGCCTCGCAACAACTCGCGCCGTCACTTCGACTTCACCGGGAACGCGCAGATCCAGCGCATGCTCGCCGCGCAGTTGGCTGTTCACGCGGAAATCCATCAGGTGACTGCGTCCGTCTCCAAAGTAGCTTGGCCCGTGAATCAGCCCTTCAATCCACTTGGCGTACCCAGAGTCGCCTTGTGGACGCTCGCTCAGTCGCACGTAGGACCTTCCTCCTCCCACGCACGCATCCGTCAGACAAGGAAAATCCGTCTCGCCCGCAAACGGCGTCGCAAACCCGCAATTCAGCGTGTGGTACCAGATATTCATCTCCGCAAACGGCCAGAGATCACAACCGGAGATAAAGTCCACGAGCCCCGAATGCGTCACATCGGCGATGAACTCATTCGCGCCACTGCTGTTGAACGGCGGGATCACCAGGTTGGGCAGCGCCGTGCTGTCCGTAACCAGCCCATGCCCGGAATGAGCGTAGCCCGCGATCGCACCTTGCTGGTGAGCCCAGCGCAATATCGGAGCGTTCCAACTCGGCCAATCCTGGATCTCATGCGTGTGCGGAAACTCTTGGTCTCGAAGCGATAGCAGGACCAGGTGACCGCAGTGGCTCGACGGAAAACCCGACACCTCCACGTCATATCGCACCAGCGAATCTATCGCAGGCGGCGACGCCGAGTGTTGAAGCCGATCAACTACTGCAGCTTCTTCTCTGGCGGCAATGGCAGTCGCATCGTGCGCCATTCCTTCGTGTGCAACCGGGCGTGAACTTGTCTGCACAGCGGAGGGGAGCGCGTGGCCGGTGAAGAACTGCTTCTGGTACTGAAAGCCGGGACCCCAGTTCAGCACAGACGCGAGATCCAGCGCCTCTCCATCGGCCTGCCGCTCCATCACAACCGGCGTAACGCCCTCTGTCGGACTCTCGTAGTGCGAGCAGCCGGCCGCGTGGACGTGCGTATCGCCCGAGTAGTATCCAAACTCAGCAGGGTCGATCCACCGCTCCAGCCGCACCTCAATCGCCGTATCTCCGCTACGAACCTCGACGTCCTGCCAATTGGCGAAATATTCCGGACCACGCGAACTCTGCACACGATACCGTCCCTCCGGCAGCAGCACAGATTCCCCGTCGTATCGATACACATGCGGCTGGAAACTCAGGTCGGGCATCAAGCGCTTCGTCTGCGCCGGGTACACGCGGCCAAGGTCGTCGCGAATCAGTAAAGACGCAATCGCCGGTCGCCCATGCTCGTCACGGATGTGTGTCCGCACCTCCTTCGCCGCGACACACCGGAAGAGCACCGGCAACGAACTACGGAATCCAAGGTCCTGCTCGCCCCAGCCGCAGTCGGCCTGCAGGGTCGCTTCCCGCTCTCCCACATCCCGGCTATACAGCTGAACGATCCGGTACTCCAACTCGAGTCCGGTAAGCGCCGGCGTCATAGGCGGCGCGTTGAAGGTCGCTACCCCAAGCCAGCGGTTGCGCGCTTCCACCTCGTCGACCGCACCGTTTGTAAAGTCCTCGACGCCCGTGATCGCCAACGAAGATCTTCGACCGACCGCACCGGCTTGTGGAGATTTAACATTCAGAACCGGTGTGGTGCCAGCAGCATTCTGAACGCGCACCAGAAATGTTCGCCATCCGCCCTGCACCAGTTCGCCGCGTGCAGCTCCGCGCGAGACGGACAGGCGCATCTCGGGATTGATTTCCACGTTCATCAGCACACTGGACGCAAGTGCATCCTCAATCGCCTGGACGGCCGCGTCTTCCTGTGGCTGCGTATTCGCTTTGAGCGCCGCTTCGATCGCTGCTTCCGCAGGTTGCGGCAACGGAGTTCCAAGACTGTGGAGCGCCTGCATCAGGCGGCGCGTCGCCGCTGCAAACGGCTGGAACTCCACCTGAGTTCTCGGTTGCTGAGCCAGCATGCCATGCACGGCGAGCTGATGCATTGCGACCGATCCCAGCGTCAGCCGTGCCCAATCTCGACGCGTGATGCGCACAGCCACCTCCCCTCATCCCTGCTGCAGACGAGGCTGCATCCCAACCTGGCGTTCAAGATCTCGTGACAGTCGTGACTTGGTCAAGACCGCCTCTTCGCAGGCGGGAACAGCTTGGTCCGGAGTCCAGCCCATCAAGACTACGGAAAAGCGATTCTCAAGTCTCCACACAGTCAAGCCGGTGCCACGAGCACCAGTTCGCTACCGATGCTCGCCCGCAACACTCTTGTTGCAGACGCTATCAAGCACGACAGGCGACCACACGTGATCCGTGTGGTCGCCTGTGAAACTGCTGCTCCTGCTGAATGTTCTTGCGCCCTTTGACCGGGCTAAATAAGTGGCGGAGAGTGAGGGATTCTCCCGTCGACTCCTGCTAAAGCCCCTGAATTCAGCATCTAAATCGTAAAATCAGGCTAGCGCCGGAAAGATATGCCATTGGCAGTATATCGTTTTGTATCGCCCTGTCACGCGCTATCTCTGCGTCACGCGGCCTTTTCTGTCACAGAAGTGTCACGAGACCCATGAATCGCCCGCAACATGCTATTCGGAAACGCCGATGTGAGCAGCCAAGACGGGCACGCTCGTACGACGAACTTCTTCAGCGTTTTATCGATAGAGGCATGCTTCGAACCGTCCGGCTATGCAGCCTCAGGTGGACTGGCCGATGTACGAGTTCGCCGTCCGGGCCGAGAAGCGCGGCATTTACATAGGTGATGCCGTCCGCTTCGTGGATGCCGAAGCCACCGTGGACGTGACCGAAGCAATGGAGGAGCGGGCTCACTCGCTGCGTAGCCGACAGCAATTGAGGATCACCATAGTGCTCGATGTGCCCCGGAGGGCGATCTAATACTCCGTACGGAGGTGCATGCGTGATCAGGACGTGAGTGTTCTCGGGGATGCAGGCCCAGAGCCGCTGGCGGTCAGCAGGGGACGACAGGCCGAACGCCCCTCCGTAAAGAGGCGTGACTGGACTGGCCCACAGACGTAGGCCCTCGATCTCCACACCAGTGAATGAGCATGTCACCGCCGGGAAGGTCATCTAGCTCACGATGCAGCCCTTGTGTGTCCGAGAGGATGGTGAGAGTGAGGTGAGACAAGAAAGCCAAGCCGATCGCAGCCCTTCCCGTGGAAATGTCGCTCATCGCGTTTGGGCCGCCTGGCTTGCTCATCGTGGATCCAGTCGTGCCACCTTTTCCCTGTCGACTCCGGACTAGGCTATCTGCTCGTCGAATGTCAACTAGCCTTCTGAACGAACAGAAGTCTGCAGAACTCATTGAGCACTTCCGGGAATCGCGACCGCTGTTCGCGATTAAGGTCCTTCTGTCTGACTCGACGTCCTTCCGGCTTTTTATGTGTCAGTCTGCGAAGCGGGGCCTTCAGAGGACGCAGTTGAAGTTTGCATTTGCCGTCGAATTTCCATTAGTTCCTGCCATAGAGTGCCCAGTCGCTGACGGAACGATACGGCCTGATCTTCCGGTAATGGAACAAGGGATGGCCGTTGCTCGCTACGATGTCACCCGTGAAAATGATAGGTTTGGAATCCAAATTCAGGAATGCGCAGGAGAGAATCTGCATGCCTGCGTGCTCTCGCAGCCACTCAGCGCGGTGCGTCGTTCCCCAAAACTGCTTTCCTCCTTATCGTGGAAGGCTTCAGGTGCGACTCGATAGCCGATCTTCGGGATGGTCTCAATGAGATGCTTTCCACTCGCCGTCTTACCCACTGTCCGGCGAAGCAAGAGAACAGTTTGGGTCAGATTGGATTGTTCAACACAGGCATCTTCCCAAATATGTTTCCGAAAGGCCTCATAAAGCACTGGTTCGCCTTTTGCACGAACGAGGAGGAGCAACACCTTCAACCGCCTTGAAGTGAGCCTTATTCTTCGCCCTCCTTCTTCAAGAAGAAGAGGCCTTCTGTGAAGGGTATAGCGGCTGAAATGATAGGTGTTCATAGCTTGCACCTGAGAGAATAGACACTGACAGATCAACTCTTAACTCGTTGAAGCTCTTTTGGAACAGCTTTTTTAGAGTTCCTTCAATGTCGGCAGAGTCGATTGCGCGGCATCGAGGGACGCACGTTGCGCAAGCCAATCTTCTTCTCCCAGTACTCTTCCGCGCGGGATACTCGCCGAGTCGCTAGTAATCGGACCGGTGTCGTAAGTGCATTGGCCTGTTCTCGCCGATCGAGAACAAGCTCATCCAGAATGGCGAATGATGTTCCACCTCGCCAAACCTGTCCTCGGCATTACGCTGCCTGCTAACCTTCTCGCTCGCGGAAGCTCAGCATAGTGCCGTCAGGGTGGCTAGAAGCTGTTTATGAGGCGCACCCTTGCCCGCTCTCACAGTCCAATGCGGTTGACTGCCCATCATTCGGAGTTTGCGTTTAGCTTCGAACTACTGTCGCGAACCATGTCCGGCTGCCGGATGCGTTCGGCCACGCACTCGATGCTCGAGAACCGAAGCCGCCGCTTCCAAGCAGACCTCACCGCTGGCCGACTTGACTACACAAAGGGTGAGATCCAATGCCCGCTACTTACCTGACGCCAGCAACAATTGGATCAGCTGCATCGTCTCGCTGGCCGGCAATTGTCGTGCCATGACCAGCACCGTGTCGGTACGGACCTTCTCCCGCCAGAAACTTAACATCTGCGGAGCAATCGCTGCAAACGAGATGCCTGTCGCCGTGAACAGGCCCGTAATCGCCAGCGTGTTTGCACGGTAGACATAGATCAGAAAGCAGCAACCCGCAAACACGGCCACCAAAGCTCCGATACAGAGCCGAAAATACATCTCGTTGTTGGTAATCACCGTTTTCAGGTCGGCAATAAGCTGTTCTTGTGAAGGCTGGGTCTCTTGGGCGGCTACCGCTTCACCTAGATGGTAAGAACGCGCACCTAATACGTCTCTTAGCCTTCTCATCCTTTTCTCCTGAACGTCTCGCGAACGTCAAAGCTGGCTTCGGGGAAAGTTTTAGCCGTCCGGTGAATACGGTCGATGACCTGGCGATAGAAAGCCATTCGGACTGAAAGGTCAGCGCTTTGTTCATTGCATAGGCAGTGCGTGCCGGGACACGCATCGTGGATCAATTGCGCGAGCAGCACGGAATTGCATACCGTCAGGTCTAGCCAGGAAGGCATCCGTTCGGGAAGCCCGGCCAGAATGTCGGTGACCGTCTGAAAGCCTTCGCTGAATTCCACTGCTGCTCCCCGGCGGAACATGCCCGGAGCAGCATCTTCAAGCTGCAGCCTGCGAAGTTGCCACTGCACCTGCTGCGCGGTCAGAAAACCTGCCTGCTTGGCAGCCGGGCTGTTCTCGTTCAGACGGCCTTCCAGCGCGCGGTTCAGCAAAGCGAGCAACTCGCCTGCTTCCATCTCGCGATCCATCGCC contains:
- a CDS encoding CehA/McbA family metallohydrolase, translated to MHQLAVHGMLAQQPRTQVEFQPFAAATRRLMQALHSLGTPLPQPAEAAIEAALKANTQPQEDAAVQAIEDALASSVLMNVEINPEMRLSVSRGAARGELVQGGWRTFLVRVQNAAGTTPVLNVKSPQAGAVGRRSSLAITGVEDFTNGAVDEVEARNRWLGVATFNAPPMTPALTGLELEYRIVQLYSRDVGEREATLQADCGWGEQDLGFRSSLPVLFRCVAAKEVRTHIRDEHGRPAIASLLIRDDLGRVYPAQTKRLMPDLSFQPHVYRYDGESVLLPEGRYRVQSSRGPEYFANWQDVEVRSGDTAIEVRLERWIDPAEFGYYSGDTHVHAAGCSHYESPTEGVTPVVMERQADGEALDLASVLNWGPGFQYQKQFFTGHALPSAVQTSSRPVAHEGMAHDATAIAAREEAAVVDRLQHSASPPAIDSLVRYDVEVSGFPSSHCGHLVLLSLRDQEFPHTHEIQDWPSWNAPILRWAHQQGAIAGYAHSGHGLVTDSTALPNLVIPPFNSSGANEFIADVTHSGLVDFISGCDLWPFAEMNIWYHTLNCGFATPFAGETDFPCLTDACVGGGRSYVRLSERPQGDSGYAKWIEGLIHGPSYFGDGRSHLMDFRVNSQLRGEHALDLRVPGEVEVTARVVARLDPISTEGTRAIQKASPYDKPYWHVERARIGDSRNVPVELIVNGKTAGRLVIRADGTPQPIRMTAQIEQSSWLALRIYPSAHTNPVVVSVAGRPVRASKDSAMWCRKGVDVCWEQKRQRIRPEEMRAAAEHFDHARRVYDAMVAEFS
- a CDS encoding winged helix-turn-helix domain-containing protein; this encodes MNTYHFSRYTLHRRPLLLEEGGRRIRLTSRRLKVLLLLVRAKGEPVLYEAFRKHIWEDACVEQSNLTQTVLLLRRTVGKTASGKHLIETIPKIGYRVAPEAFHDKEESSFGERRTALSGCESTQACRFSPAHS
- the nagA gene encoding N-acetylglucosamine-6-phosphate deacetylase, whose product is MRQQVTLTARRLITAEGSLDFPVIGIDAEGQIIGIGSDPAALADETETLAACYLDIHHHGAAGIDVMNASPRELQKMQRFLARHGVAKYLPTTITAPLDFTLGALDRLASLIEADIHIDEAHPAGIHIEGPFLSHSKRGMHPAEFLQQPSIELFDRLQSAARGHIRLMTIAPERWSLPEASPTQEHRASATELIRHASAQGVRCSIGHSDGLRADALAAIDAGAVSATHTFNAMRPLDHREPGILGTVLDDDRLFADLICDGVHVDPVLVRLWRKAKGPERAILITDALSATGMPDGNYTAGSTPVTVQGEHAWVTSDLQHGKHTLAGSVLTLQHAVENLRIFTGAGLDEAVRMAAHNPAAMLGRREWTSLQTGAPANLNRFNWRGKLIATYLQGTRVSNA